The Myxocyprinus asiaticus isolate MX2 ecotype Aquarium Trade chromosome 19, UBuf_Myxa_2, whole genome shotgun sequence nucleotide sequence aaatatgattcataagtttgtacACGAGGATGTtagaaactgggacaaatggctggaaccactattatttgcagtcagggaggtcctcCATGGGGTTTCCCCCTttgagctcctgtatggacgtAAGCCCTGTGGGGTATTTGACAAACATAAGTTCGGGAGAggcttgttcatctaggcctaccattcatatcccaaggatatataagcagctgcttccCTCAAAGTGGTGATTCTTCCGGTATCCCTTCACCTCCCCACCtccatatttatattttattatgcctataccaatatttttttctctcccctttttctccccaatttggaatgcccaatccccagtgcactctaaatcctcatggtggcatagtgattcgcttcaatccgggtggcggaggacgaatctcagttgcctccacatctgagaccgtcaatctgcacatcttatcacatgacttgttgactGCGTTACCGCGGACACataacgcatgtggaggcttcacgctattctccgcagcatccacacacaactcaccatgtgccctaccaagagcgagaaccacattatggttaagcaactgggccaatttgggtgcttaggagacctggctggagtcactcagcatgacctggattagaactcgtgactccaggggtggtagtcagcgtctttactcactgagctacccaggccccacgccTATACCAATTATTATACAAAAAAATGTCTTTCTATTTCTTGCTTTGGCCAGATAGTccggctggggggggggggcaatctgATATTATGGACAGGATACCATATCTGTTTACCTTAATGCGCTCCAGGACTACATGAACCAGTGAACTCGTGAACTTTGAACTGGATGACAATAACAGCAGAGTTGCCatttgtaagctttgcactgctagaGTTTCATGAGGTGGAAAAAacgttaaaacttttaacaagacTAATTTGATCTTAAACTCATCTTAACTCAGCTTCACATAGCAAGGAATAAGACgagtttgttaaagctaaagcGGAGGCTGcttcagcttaaagggatagttcacccaaaaacgacaattctctcagcatttactcacactcatgccatgccagatgtgtatgactttcttctgctggaacaaatgaatattttaagaatatctcagctctgtaggtccatacaatgcaagtgaatggtggcaagaaatttgaaagtccaaaaagcagataaaagcagcataaaagtaatccataagagtccagtggtttaatccatatcttcaaaagcgatatgataaatgtgggtaagaaacagataaaaaaaataataataattctgctgctttttggacctccagATTTCtggtcattcacttgcattttatgggccttcagagctaagatattcttctaaaaaaaattgtttgagttcttcagaagaaagaaagacatacacatctgtgatgtcgtgagggtgaactatccctttaaaagggacAAGCTCAggattcagttaatgtgagttaagaatGTTAATGTGACCTACTAATGTGCTATCTGTTGCAGcgttttgtttataactgagacaTAGATAGAAAgtaaagttattatttaaattacttttgaagttgtgtaattaattgtcagtgatttgaaacaataGGCTatagaataaaaaagcagaccGACCGAACTATTGTTATTGGTattggcagatgttgttctaaataatcagatatcagTATCTGAAcacaaagtcttctgaaggcatatggtaGGTTTTCAGGAAGTGAGCTGTGAACTGTGAACATACTTCTTTCTTAGAGCTCATGAAAGCGCAATGTACGTCAaggttttcactgaaaaatgacttggaatataatgcatgagttgcatggactactttaaagACACTTATTCATCCTTTTTTATGCTTGAAAGTGAAGCACTATTCACTGATGACTCTAAGTTAAACACATGAGCAACTTTTGCAATTTACATTACCTTTTATGTCCTGCTGTTTATGTTGGCTCGCTTGATGacagtgtgggtgtgtgttgttTCTCCCTCTTTCAAAATGGGTTTGGCCCTGACCCTAAACAACACtgttttgatgattttttttttttttttttttttgctctatttGATGTCATAGTTGATCACACTGATGATACCAAACTCCGAAGTTCCCAGAGACAAAATGGCTAAATGGCTCTGCTTAACAAGGGATTACTTTGTTAAGCTTGTAATGTCCAGGTAATGAACACAATGTCCAGGAGTTTGATTATATTCGGATGGACTCATGCATGCATACTACCACAAGGCTTAACACACTACCCACATtcctttattttctgaaaaaacaaGGTCATTTGGGTAGAAATTGTGGGTAAAGGTGGGATTGTCAGGGGTGGAGAAAGGATAATCCATCAAGGTTATTAttgtaaactaaaactaaatgtaaaaaataaatactttcatTCTATCAATCCGCAGCAGTCCGCTCAGAATCCATCTGGTTACCACAACGACTCATGCGCTTGGCGCTCTCTGCTGCTCTGTGTCATCGTCCAATGTAAAttagaaatgcccaaatgaaaatgcatgttcaacaagcTGAAGAAGCTGATCTATTTCTTTGTGCAGCATgtgaaaatggaattgaaatgttttgctgtcactgtaattGTTCACTTTCTCAtggccacagtgttaaataagagattTCAGGTCATATTCATatggttgtatatatatatatatatatatatatatagtacaagcacttaaatgtggaaatgtggaattgtttattaacttttaagttccaatgttgcaaattttgtgtaaaaatgcgtagctgacaagaaatttcaagcacgcacaagtcatatcattattaaacatgcaatatgacatcatatggatagaataggctatatggaatgtgtacattttacaaatatataaaatgtggttaaaattgtataaaacaatatataataaaataaattaacatttcaaATACTAAAAGATGTTATGTTGAATttagctacatattttaatacaatgtatgtatgtgtgtatatatatatatatacacacatatacatacaccgatcagccacaacattaaaaccacctgcctaatattgtgtaggtccccctcgtgccaccaaaacaactccaacccacatttcagaataaccccagaaccagcccatctggcaccaacaatcatccatgcgattatctaatcagccaatcatgtggcagcagtgcagtgcttaacatcatgcagatacgggtctggagctttcagttaatgttcacatcaaccatcagaatggggaaaatgtgatctcagtgatttggaccgtggcatgattgttggtgccagacaggctgctctgagtatttctggaactcctgatctcctgggattttcacacacaacagtctctagagtttactcagaatggtgccaaaaacaaaaaacatctggagagcggcagttctgtggatggaaatgccttgttgatgagagagttcagcggagaatggccagactggttcaaactaacaaagtctacggtaactcagataaccactcagtacaattgtggtgagaagaatatcatctcagaatgctattctgagatgcgggctggagcagttttggcagcacgagggggacctgcacaatattaggcaggtggttttaatgttgtggctgattggtgtatatatatatatatatatacatatatatatatatacatatttatacagggttggggagtaatggaatacatgtaacgggaatacgtatttaagaTACAGAATATGGATTCCCGTTACATGGAATACATGTAATCgcgaatactgtatatataagtatatatatatatatatatttccactattatattccactacagttacaatttaaatcattggtaattagaatacagttacattcaaaaagtattttgattactgaagagattactttgcattttattgtcatttgtttcatttaatatttagtcctttcagatggaaaacatttatacatataaattatgcgatccaaaatgcatttaaacagcggtgaaacactttcttatgatgttttacgttcatacgagcagacagagaagtaagtttgaagtaagtttggagcagaagaaatagaaataaacattgtgtaaattgtcagctttacgcaaagctataatgctatttctagcctttTTAAATGCACGTTatcaggcacaatcatatttttttatcaagaaaattcacattagatcatcatttttttttttttctagtaagacctttgatattagggcaaaaatagtatacttgataataatttttgtattgttttcctgtaaaaatatctaaaaatccttaaaataagatcaatttgattgatcttgttttagaaacaacactgcataagatatttaggttttgcggagaatgtatttttaacatgtgtattttgtcttactgtactggaagagtttttatagtcaaaacaagtgaaaaaaatctaccagtgctgaagaaataatccaaagtatttagaatacgttactgaccttgagtaatctaatggaatacgttacaaattacattttacaggatgtattctgtaatctgtagtggaatacatttcaaaagtaaccctcccaaccctgtatatctatatctatatctgtctatctatctatctatctatctatatatatatatatatttatttatttatttatagaaacttATAGAAACTATAAGTTAGCTAGCTGTGTCTGGGACTTCTATTATGGCACATTTGAACATTAATTTGAATGACTGTTCATTCTGTTGCCAATGCATGATTTTAAAACAAAGATAAAagaaacaatataatatccagtaatttattctgactttctctctctctctctctctctctctctctctctctctcccacacacacacacacacacacacacacacacacattctctccctcacacacacactctctctctctctctctctctctctctctctctctctctctcacacacacacacacacacacacacacacacacagtcttttcactcattctgtcttacactgtcaatcagtgatttgtttaacatttcatTTGGCATTGGTATagagtttttttatgttttcagagTTGCGACAAGACTTACTTTCACATGTCAAATGCACTAAGGAGGACTTTGTGgttaaagttcaataaaaaaaaacatacgaaTTATGTGTTTTCTTCTATTGTAATGAAATTAAGTTGGTCTTAATGAATGAtcttaaataaagatttttaatattataagtattatgtacaaactgtacactgtaaaaagaatcctgttgtttttacaaaaaaaaattaaaaaaaaaaaaaaaaaaaaaaaaaaaaatggtagctgtggttgccagaataattatgtaaaaaatacagtaagaatttaaacaactttacagaacaacctgtaaattttacagtttaaaactgctgtaatttacatgaccacaatggaactgtaaaaaaaaaaataatgttaaatttacagttaaaaaaaaaaaaaaaacgtcgtAAACTTGATATgagccttctgaaactgtaaaaatcagctttttactttataatgtattgttaatcaccgtagtaattacagaagagtacatgatgacatgaagttcaccaacagtggctcttccaggagcaacgaccaataaacatgtagagacagtgctcagtgtcactcacacaaacactaaacaccatcagggtagcacatgtgaaattaaaataatgcagtaaacatttactaaactacattaaatataacatagaacaccccaaagtacataactgatatgagaaataagaagaaacataactattcccataaaatataatgaaatatgatgtgtCATGCAGTGTTAGCtatatcaacagcatttgtggtgggatgttgattaccacaaaaaatttatttgacttgtccctcctttcctttaaaaaagcagaaatcgaggtaacagtgaggcacttacaatggaagtgaatggggccaatttgtggagggtttaaaggcagaaatgtgaagcttataattttataattttaaaatcacAAATTATTCTCatctattatttgagctttaaagatgtttaaatcatcgtttttgtgGCGGTCTGCTAAATTACCGGGATTATGGTgtaatgtcgtcatggcaacaaagttgcaaaactggatataactttacaaaggaaaggttagtaagtgatattatcacattaaaatcatgttaacacacatattgtttatgtcttgtggctatagttttcaaacagtgagcatttgaatgtttacagattggccccattcacttccactgtaagagcctcactgtaaccaagatgttttgcttttattaatGAAAAGAAGGAACGAGTCGCAATAAATTTTTGCGGTAATTGAAATTTTGCCATAAAtgccgtcgattgagcttaacttgttgaacctggaatattcttttaacataACAATATCCTTTTATAGGCTACTTCTGTAAAAATCTGACTTTTACTGAATTATGTATCAGCATTATAGACTCATATCATATGCTATATActttagaactttttttttttcccacccaTAGTCATTCTTATTTTACAGTAATAAATGTAGCGAAAACTATGGTTACCACTGTGAATTTTTGTAAGAGAAGAATTAAACTGTCACTGTCACCCTGTCCAACATAGCCTGGCAACATTCACAATTTTGAAATTACTCCACACTTGCACATTCTGCGCAGTGTAGCCTTGGCATTCATGTTGTTGATATCTGTTGATGAAAGAGCGTTCTGTTACAGTAACTCAGTGCTGAATGACGAGCGTCCCGCTTTATCTCCGTCAGCAGATACTCGAGCTTATACACGCGCGTGAACGGACAACTCAATCACGTGACACGCAGAGGAACTCTCCACgcgctgaagaaaaaaaaaaaaaaatgatgatgcAACACGCAAGACAATTGCGTCGAGCATGTGAGCTCATCAAACTCCCCTGAGAGACATTCGAGTGCCCACAACTACAGGTTAACACATTATTAAAGCTCCCTTCCCCAGCTGCATGTCACATCCTGTATCCCATTCATAAACTCCGCGGTGAGGCCAAAGGCCTCGCGACGCGCGTGGAGGAGAGGAGGAGACGAGTAGATGGCCATGTCGTTATCCCCGCTCTGTCACAACGCGCGGCTATTATTATCATCACAGGAAAGGGGCAATAACAATAGCGGTACTATCGAGCTGTCCAAAACGGGCTCATGTCCTGACCTGAGAGAGGTCATGTACCACAGCGCGAGGGCGCGCGCTCTAACCCCATTACAGGCGCAAACGTGTCAAATTAATGCCAGACCAAAGCACAGGGATGCGATAATTTACCGTCATAAATTGGTCACCAATGCTTGCATAAGAGTTTTTCAAGAGGGGATCTTAATGAATGAGGGGCTTTGTTCGCCCGGTCCtataatagataaaaaaaataaaaaaaaataatgcatttctcaGTTGCTTAGTTCAGCTTCACTAAACACAACAAACTTGAATGGATCATTCAGTGAAAaactgcatgaaaaaaaaatatgtatatagaaATAGGCTTACTGTCACTTGTTTTATTGCAATGAATGACTGCCACTTGGGCACAGTCCAGTGAATTAAGTTTCACACCGTTCAAATGGGGCAAAATCATCATTATGCATGCACATTATGTTCCAAAATAAACATTGACGCACTTTACGCGCTATGTTCAAGGAAGCCCCTCGGACTGGACCTACAACAGCGAATCGGAGGTGAGGGGGAGCATTTAAGAAATCATTGATATTGCCAATGCGTCAAACATGACCGTGTCAGGGGGATCCAGTGCGCGTATAAATACGGCGAGCCGATTCGGAGAGAGGTAGTCATTTTGGAGAGCGCAAAGAGAGCGGTGTCAACCCGAGGAACTCCACGTTTCACTTCAgccgatatttatttatttatctatttattctgACCTTTGCTTTGGGATGAGCGGACTGCTTTTGAATATTTTCTGGGTGGCAGCATTTAGCGCACTCTTATCGGCGCCGGGGCTCCGAGCTTCTCCGGTGGTGGGGCAGGAACCCATTCGCTGCGCTCCGTGCCCCCCGGAACGGCTGGCCGAGTGTCCCTTGGTGGATGCCGGTTGTGAGGAAGTCCGTCCGGAGCCGGGCTGCGGCTGCTGCCTTGCTTGCGCGCTGAAGAGGGGCGACCCGTGCGGCATCTACACTGCGCCCTGCGGCTCGGGGCTCCGCTGCTTACCCAAACCAGGAGAACCCCGACCTCTACACGCGCTCAACCGAGGACAAGCGGTGTGCACTGAGACCCCCGAACCCGATCAGAACCAAAACGCACAGACGCCAGGTACCCCTTCTTATAAACTGTATTTTAGCTCATAATTACAGCTGTCGAGATGATCATTTCGCTGACTCAATCTTTGACCCGATTTCATCATCATTAACCGATCAACTGAATAGTTGGTTTTAGATGCGCGTTTTATTTCAGTACTAATTCAACTATTAAATAGCTGCGTATTATAATGATTCTCAACGCACTTATTCTTCTTGCAGATCATCCTGAGACTAACAACGGGGCAACGGCGGTGAATGAAGGCAGCTCTTCCCTCTTTGTGCCCGGGCACGGCAAGCCCTTCGACCCGCGGGTCATCACCGCTAAAGAGAGCATGAAGGCCAAAGTCAACGCCATACGCAGAAAACTCGTCGAGCAGGTGAGTTTAAGCCACTCATTTTCGGAGCTCTGAATCATCACAATCCTAAAAAGTTTATAGACATAAAATGAGACTCTGAGACTCGGTCACAAGGGGGCAGGGGAGGGTTTCTTGGGTTTTATCTTTTGCAAGGGGCAGGGAAAGAATTTGAGGACCTATTGTGGGAATGCATGGCTTGATAGTGCATGtgcttattttataatataaaccatatttattaaatgaaccctttaatgcatgggaatttcaccaaacactcttacatattcgtgcctttagagacccggcacatatctgtatatctatcaaaaatggatctgCATAATACCCAGCTAgtgtaaaaaatgtcaaaatattttcatgacaatttgaaaatagtataatgaaatatattttgatgctttatttttcacatatcaaagaacaaatcaggacaaatctagaacaggattcatcactttaacactgaaatttcatgagacgcaactggctttcaataaaatattgagctacacataagatacacataatctacacataagctacacatacatattttctcaggcacttattgagtctaaaaaAGATGCACAgcttacataatttcaatagtacacccaaatgacaattgtaaaatcatactgttcaagtgttgtacttgctatagtttatttccatgttgtttcatcatcaaatagcaatgtcaaatgtaaatcaagtcaatcactgagaCAACAGCGacaccttgagtaagaaacagCATGTaaattatgtatgtgtacacgcatatgagaTACTGATAATTAGAGATAGAcctatatatcggttttaccgattaatccactatattatataatatttgccTGCCATAttaaagaaagaataagaaatgtttttgacattctataaatcgaattACTGGTCGATTAATCGGTCATCTTCCTTTcccatcaccttagttatcggtatcggcaaaatccactatcggtcgacctctactgataattcaccattgttgcacagaaaatcaacgtgaaaTAGTATTTATctatatgaatatagtactaatttctcttgtgaataacaaagaaatagatatcctgtgataaaaaaaaaaaaagacactcttacataccatgggtctctaatgaccctatacacttggTGCTTAAACcagtataataattattattattttgtgtgtgtgtgtgtgtgtgtgtgtgtgtgtgtgtgtgtgttacactattcataagagaGAGATTGATAAATACTAACGAGCTGTGGGCAcagctccaaaaaatggatgaggtacggGGGGGTTAAAagaggtcccgggtctctaaagacctgaggcatgcgtttaagggttaaatatgGTATATTCGAATTTATTCTGCTACTAATACATTTGCAGTAGTCTGTCTCTTAATGACCACATTTTATCTCTCTAGGGTCCTTGTCATATTGAACTGCAGACAGCTCTTGATAAGATTACTAAATCACAACAGAAACTGGGAGACAAACTGACCAGATTCTACCTTCCAAATTGTGACAAGCATGGTCTATACAAAGCCAAACAGGTAAGAACAAATCTTCTGTGCTTGTGTGCAAACATGTGCTACAGAAACCAACCAAACAGTCTTCATTTTACATTGATTTTGTGTTGGTACATAAACACTCAACATTGATATATGTGTGCTGACTGAGTGTTAAAACCACAATCAACCAAGAACTTAACTGTGTATGCATGCATTGTGTTTCTAGACAATGAAATAAGCCATCTCACACACAAACTGTCTCATTTGTCTCTGCAGTGTGAATCGTCTCTGGATGGTCAGAGGGGGAAGTGTTGGTGTGTGTCATCCTGGAATGGGAAGAAAATTCCTGGATCAAGTGACCTGCCAACAGATGTTGAGTGTCCCGATGAACTCAACCACTGATCtttcacaaatgcacacacactggAGGATCTAAAGGAACTCAACCACTGatttctctcttacacacacacacacacacacacacacacacacacatatatagacCATTATGCCACTGatttttatcattatattttttatcttggtatttatttattgttagtgGTGATATTTAATTCAGGTACACTGTTTTTGATTTGGTAAATTCCCTGaactctccaaaaaaaaaaaaaaaaaaaaaaaaaaatcttgaatatgTATTTTCCATGAAGTACCCTGACTTATTTATTTAAACTGAATGTATTCATTTCGATACCTGGATAAGAATATTTATTCCTTATGCCTTATACATATTTTTGTATGGTGTAAATCTGTGTATATTTGGTGTATATAGACTACTATGTCTCTTGTCTTAACCTTCCTCCAGGCTTGCTTTGTTGGGAAGGAAAGAAATGGAAAAAAGCACTGCATGACCAAATCTCTTTGTCACTGTCCATacattgccattttttttaaatactgtatttgtTATATATTGAAATGTACTAATGATCTTTTTTTATGATTTGAGATTAGATGGGCATGAaagattctgtatttttttacatgcaaAGTATTGGTCTTCACAGCTTTTGAAACGGGTAATCGCCTGTTCCTACCTCTGCCTTTTAAGTTGTTTATGTGTTAAATcttagagctttttttttttatcaagtttgttattattgtttttgtttgaaaaggaCTTTCGAAAATGTCTGTATGACAGTGAGATCACACTCTTGCTGTATTTGTTGATAATGTTTGTGCTGTCTAAATACTGTGGTccagttatttttattattatttttaagcgaTGCAATGTCTACACTCACATTACAGTGAGAAAAGAAGATATACTCCAAAGCAATTGCTCTTGTATAATAAATTTTTCATGGTTTGTAATTGTTATTCATTGTGGGAAAAACAAGAGctatttaataaaatatctttACCAGCATTGTGATTGTGTCCGTGATTTAAACTTTAGCCCTCAGGCTTGCTGTAGTGAACTATGAAGCAAGACCCAATTAAACTCAATTTGCAAGATAGTAATGTCAGAACAAAACAACATCTGAACATAACGTGAAACCTGTTAACACAAACCACaaactctttatttttttctctttatttccttttttacaCCTTGCCGTGCTTGATTATGCTCTGTCTTGTCTATATTTTAAAAATTGCCTGAGGGCAGAACTGTGTGCGCACGCATACAGTATGCTTGTCCTTATCGCGGTAATCTCGAATGGGGTAGACTATCTTTAGCTTGGTATTTTGGGGAACCAGTCTCCACTCTCTACAGTGCCTTTGACCTGGACTCTGTTTGTGCTGGGCGGGCAGTGGTGTGCCCTCCCCTACCCCTCAATGACCAGCCTATATACCTTTatcttattttcacatttttaaaccgTAGAAGAAGTCATTTAGCTTCTTCGGCTTCATTGGACATACACAACCTACAATCCTGGCCTGTCCGTAAAAAAAGGGAATTACTTGATAGTTACAGCACAAATACAGAATAATCAATGTGCAAGTAATGTTGCTGTGTAACAACCTGCTTGTAGTTACattataacaacatttttataattcaaaGGGCATTTGcaaataatgtgaatatatagagCACTTGCAAACAGATGTGAAACTCTCTCAAAATGCACAATTTTGGGAAGATTGGGATTATATTCTTGTAGATATTCTTAATGATTTAATAATTCATGCATCATAGGGTTAAGGACACCTAAAATTAAGTTGGAAAAAAAAGTAGCCTGCGGAGTAGCTGACTAGTTTATCCATGTGAGCGATTGTGGCATCacagcttattttttttaatcggcTGCGTTGACATGGCTCAGACAAGCGAATAACTATGCTAATGTGAATGGGGTCTCTGTGTGTAGATTTGAGGAGTAATGACTTATGTGAGGCTCAAGGTAGAGTATGAAATGAAGTGGTTCAAATATGTTGACCCTGCTACACAGATGAGATTCTGAGTCTCCAATGCCCTTGGCTCTTTGTTATGTATACTAATGACAAAATTACTGTAGCTTTCTGTGAAAGAAACATTGTTTTGAAGAGAAGAAACTCTTAAAAAGCCACATAAGAATGAATGACATTATCTAAATGAATAGATGAGCCCTCTTATACAAATACTGAAGAGAAATCTGCAAAGAGCCATATATAAATCATATGCATCCTCTGTCCTGTCATATGGCTGGACCATACAGGGGTATGTTGCTGgataagttaataaaaaatagtaatccaatacaaattactaattatttatctaaaattgtaatcagattactttactaattacttaatgtgaaaagtaatcacattactaattacttctaagttactttctgaaacacttttctgctcaacaaattccaaataatgtctgtatttctttcttgttcattgttccacacaagtcatacactcaccACCTCACATCTCATTCACAATGACTCGTTTAtgggccataattcatgtttcctacataaataatatattagaaaaagcataaccctataatgtacttaaaagtgaataaattaattgaaagtcagtcactgtaatctgattacaagaatttaaaaagtAATGCATTTCACTACCTTTTTGgcaaattagattacagtaactaattactttgtaatta carries:
- the LOC127410405 gene encoding insulin-like growth factor-binding protein 1, with the translated sequence MSGLLLNIFWVAAFSALLSAPGLRASPVVGQEPIRCAPCPPERLAECPLVDAGCEEVRPEPGCGCCLACALKRGDPCGIYTAPCGSGLRCLPKPGEPRPLHALNRGQAVCTETPEPDQNQNAQTPDHPETNNGATAVNEGSSSLFVPGHGKPFDPRVITAKESMKAKVNAIRRKLVEQGPCHIELQTALDKITKSQQKLGDKLTRFYLPNCDKHGLYKAKQCESSLDGQRGKCWCVSSWNGKKIPGSSDLPTDVECPDELNH